The DNA region TTCATCTTGCACGCTCCCTCCAACAGGATTGCGGTACGGAGGACTAACTCTCTCGGGGGCCGCTGGTTCGCGGTGCCAATTGACTGAGTGCCGGGAATTTCGGCGCCAGCAATCTGGGCTTCTTCGGCGGAGCCGCAATCAATCCGTCCCGTATCGCCTGCTTGCGGGCAAGCTTGCGGGCTCGCCGCGCGGCCTCGGCTTTCTCCCGAATCTTTCTTTCCGAAGGCTTTTCGAACGAGCGGCGGCGCTTCATCTCTCTGAAGACGCCTTCGCGCTGCATCTTCTTCTTTAGAACGCGCAGTGCCTGGTCGATATTGTTGTCCCTGACAAGAACCTGCAACGGATCACCTCTCGCGGTAGAAGACACGTCAAGCGCACAAATACGAATGCCCGCTCTATCGGTGACAGAGCGGGCCGCACTGCCATTCCAGTACATCCGTGAAACGGCAGCCGATCAACAAGGTGACGAAAGCTTCAGCTGCAGTGCTGATAGCACTGCGCCTTCCCTTTCATCCGACGATGTCTTTGGAAAAGGGTCCCCTGGGACCGATCTACAAGGCTCAAGGCCAGTCGATACAATACAAGTATACACTTATACCAGCTATGCAAGGTGCAATTGCCAGTTCCAGGATTTATCTCTCGCGCTTCAAGCGTTCGAGATCGTAGCCGGAAGACCGTAGCGGGCCCGAGCGAGTGCGTGAGCGGTTCCTTGAATCGATATCATTGTTGAGTAGCAAATTCGAACCTGCTGACGCAGAGTGCGACGCTGCCGGTGAGTTCAGCGCGCCGGCACTCGAGAGCCTGGGCAGCTCCCATCGCAAGGAGGGAGCCGCAATTGGCAACCCGCTATTATTTCGACATCCGCAACGGCGAGGAACTCTATGCCGACAGGCAGGGTATCGAGCTGCGCGACGAGGAGACTGCTGCCCACGAAGCGATGCAGTCATTGCTCAGCATGGCGAAAGACAACCCGCCGTTGGACAAACACAATTTGTTGGCGTTCGAGGTCCGCACGGACGAAGGGCCGCTGTTTCAGGTCAGCCTCAACCAGGGCATAACGCGGCGTTAAGTGCATCGGCGCGCAACCGAACGTCAATAATTTGGCCGGCGAAGGCGCGCCGGTTCGATCACGTCGAGAGCATTTTCGGTTCTGATCAGATCAGAACCGAAGCTCTAGATTGCTTTGACGCGTTTTCTTCACGCGAACCGGCGGCCACTTCGCTCGAAAACGCTCTAGTGGTCGGACAGGCTGCCGACGATCGATGCGCGACGGGACAGTTCGATCCAGTTGCCGTCCGGATCGAGGATCATGGAAATCCGCGCGACCTCGCCAAGCGTCACCGGCGCGAGGCCCTCGCGCACGCCCCTGGCACGCAGGTCATCGTGCACCGCGTCGATATCGGCGACTTGCAGCGTGATGTAGCGCCAGCCGCGCGCGCCACGAACCGGATCGACGGTCGCGGCCGGATCTTCCCTGAGCAGGATCAGGCTCTCGCCGAGGCGAAACGCCGGACCGCCCGACCAGGATTGCTCGGCGAAACCGAGAATGTCTCCGTAGAACCTCCGATGCGCGGCGAGGTCGCGCACGGCCATGGAAACGGCAATCTGGGTGATACCGTCATGTCCGGGCGCCACTAGGCAAACGCTGTTGCCGTCGGGATCAGCCATGTGCTGCGGCGCTCCAACGCCGTCGCGCGCAACGATCACTTCGCGATAGCCGCTCGGTGCCGCATCCGGCAGCGGCTCGACATGATGGTTGAGCTTGATCACCGAACCATGCGCGTCGTGCCGGTACTGCTTCTGTCCGCGCCGGATCGGCAACATGTGGTCGAAGCGAACGCCGGCATCCTGCTGCCAGAACCGGAGCATCGGCTCCAGATTGTTGGTGGAAAGGCCGACGTCGATCACGTTCTTCGCGAGTTGCATGTCCGGTCTCCCCAGCCGCCGTGCGCGCTCGCTGGGCCGGCTCAGCCGGGAAAGCGATCGCCGAACATCGGCAGTCCGCTGCGCGACTGTTCGCGCGTCGCCTCATCCTGGATGACGTCCCAGTGCTCGGCGAGCACTATGCGCACGATGTCGGCGACGACCCATGCCGCCGGCAGACCATGACCGCTGAACCGGCCGTGCAGAATGACGAAATCGCCGCTCGCCGCACCGACATGGTTCTCATAGCGCAGCGTCGCGGGCAAGCCCTTGACGAGATCGAACAGCCCGTCCCGGCCCGGCGCAATGTGCGCGCTGTGCTGAATGTAGCGCGGCGACCAGAGCCGCTCGGCGGCGGCATAGTCGCGCCTGTTGAACAGGGTATCGAACGCGTCCAGCACGAACTGGACGCGGCGATCTTGGTTCGACGCATCCATAGCTTCGTTCCTGATATCAGGGTTGCTTGCGGACCAGCGGAATCTGCAGATTGGTCGGACGATTCTGCTCGGTGTCGAAGCCGCGGCCGTCGACATTGCGGGCGCCCCAGAACAACAGGTCGCCCCTGAGATAGACCAGGTCGTATTCCATGAAGTTGGTGCCTTCCTTCAGCGCAAACGGTGCGAAGGATTTGCCGAAGATGCTCTGCGGCGCGTCGACCGCCCACGGCGCGTAGCCGGCAGAGGCGATTTTGTTGAGCACATCGGCAAACCCCTGCGCCAACGGCGTGACCTCGTAGGCCTCGTCGGCGACGAAGTCGACCTTCTGCGCGCCCGGTGCGATCGGATGCGCGCCCTGCCACTGCATGTGCCCGACGATCCTGATCCGCGCCAGCGGCACCTTGCCATACGGATCGGCCGAGTTAACGACCACGAGCTCGAACCGGTCGGAGGACTGATAGGTGAAGGCGCGCTTGAGATAGAACGGCTTGATCGAGCCGTCGGGATTCTTGCTCGGCCGGATCTCGGGCGCGATGCTCTCCCAATTTCCGGCGAGTGCCTGCTTGATCGTTGCGACGTCCGCATCCATGGCACTTGCCCTCGTTTGATTGCCGGAAGATTGCGCGGCAGCACCGCCGAACCCGGTCAGCACCAGCAGCGGCAACAGCAATGCTCCGAGGCTCATCCGCATGCGCAAGCTCCGGCCTGGTTTTCGCGCGGCCCTCTGCCTGCGAGGCAGAACCCGCAATCGGAATACGCTTCGCTATAGAGGACGCTGGCCGGCTTGAAAAAGACTTTGTAAGCTGGCCCCATGCCTGCGAGAGATGCCTGTGAGAGATGGCAACGAGACTTGGCAGGCCGTGAATGGGAGAGTGCGATGGAGCTCCGGCATCTCCGCTACTTCGTTGCCGTGGCCGATGCCGGCAGCCTCACGGTTGCCGCCGAGCAGAAGCTCCACACCTCGCAGCCTTCGCTCAGCCGGCAGATCCGCGATCTCGAGGAGGAGGTCGGCGTGCAACTGTTGAAGCGCGGCGCGCAGGGCATCGAGCTGACCGCGGCCGGCAAGGCGTTTCTCGACCATGCCCGCATGGCGCTGTTGCAGGCCGAGGCCGCCAAGGAAGCGGCGCTGCGCGCAGCCCAGCCGCCGAAGCCTGTCTTCTCGCTCGGCTTCCTGTCGGGCGCCGAAATCGATCTGCTGCCCGAGGTGACCCGCGTGTTGCGCGAGGAATTTCCCGGCATCGACATCCGCCTGTCGAGCGACTACTCGCCCTTGCTCGCCAAGGCCCTGATGCGGCGCAAGCTCGACGCGGCCTTCATGCGGGCCGACGAGAGCATGGAGGATCTGGCGTACAAGCGCGTGCGCACCGATCCGCTGGTGTACGTGTTTCCGAGCAACCATCGGCTGGCGGCGCAGTCAGCCGTCGCGCCGGAAGACATCGCGGGCGAGACCTTCTATCTGCCGTCCAAATCAGCGCCGGCGGTGCGCCGCGTCGTGCTGGACTATTTCAACCGCGCCGGCGTCGATCCGAGGCCGGAGCACGAGGTGCATAATGTTGTGCATGCGATATCGATGATCACTTCGACGCATGGCGTGATGCTGCTGCCGGCCTACACGGCGCGCTATCTGCCCGATAGCATTAAGACGCGGCCGGTGCAGGGCGAGGCGCCGACGCTGGATCTTGTGATCGCCTATCACAAGGCCAATAAATCGCCGATCCTGAAACTATTGCTGTCGCGGGTCGGCCGGCTGGCCGCGGCGCCGGCCTGATCCCTTCAATCCAGTGAGGACCGAAATGCCCGCAGGCCTCGTTCAGACCTTTCGCGCCTTTGCTTACAACAACGCCTGGGCCAATCATCGCCTGCTCACAACATGCGGCAGTCTCGGCCAGGCGGAGTTCGCCGCCGCGCGGACCGGCTTCTTCCCGAGCCTGCAGGCGACGCTGAACCACATCCATGTCATCGATCTGTTCTACGTCGACGCGCTCGAAGGTGGCTGGCTCGGGCCGAAGGCGTGGGCGAACGAGGTGCCCTACCCGGCGGTCGCGGCGCTGCAAGCAGCGCAAGGCGCGATCGACCAGCGCCTGATCGTTCACTGCGATGCGCTGACGCCTGAACGGCTCGATGACGTGGTCAAGATCAATCGCGACAGCTCGGTGCAGACCGAGCGGCGCGATCGCCTTCTGATGCATCTGTTTCAGCACCAGATCCATCATCGCGGCCAGGCCCATGCCATGCTGTCCGAAACCACGGTCAAGCCGCCGCAGCTCGACGAATTCTTCGCCGCCGGCGAGGCGCCGCTCCGGGCGGCCGAGTTCAAGGACCTTGGCTGGAGCGAAGCCATCGTCTGGGGCGGCTGAACGCCGGGTTCCGCAAGCGATGTGGCGGCGGTGCGGATCGGTTCCCGATCCGGAACAAGGTCTTGAATCCCGACGCCTCCGCGCTCACCTCAGGTGAAACGTGGGGAACTCCAGACATGCCATTCGCCAATCATCGGGGCCAGCGCATCCATTACACCGTTGAAGGGTCCGGGCCGCTGATCGTGCTGCAGCACGGCCTGCTGCTCAACGCCGCCAGCTGGAAGCAGTGCGGCGTCGTCGACGCGCTCGCCGATCGCTTTCGAGTCGTCTGCGTCGATTCGCTCGGACATGGCCTGAGCGACAAGCCCGCCGATCCCGAATTCTACGATCAGGAACAACGTGCCGGCGATATCGTCGCCGTGATCGACGATCTCGGCCACGAGCGCGCCCATGTGGTCGGACATTCGATGGGCGGCTGGGTGGCGGTCGGCGTCGCCCGGTTCTTCCCGGCGCGGCTGGCGTCGCTGGCAATCGGCGGCTGGGACTTCCTCACCGGATTGCCGCGCGGCAACGCCGGCCCGCTGACCTATGGCGCCTTCATGACGTTTGCGCGCCGTACCGCGCCGCAGCTCACGGGATGGGTAACGTCCGACCTCGAGGGCGGCGTGCGTGCCTGCTTCGATGCGCTCGGCCAGATCGATGGCGCCAGGGACGCCGTGCTGTCCTCGCGCGTGCCGGTGCTGCTCTGGAACGGACAGGACGACGCACCACATGTGCCGATGCAGCGCTTTGCCGCGGAGAACGGCCTGGACGCGATGTCGGTCCCAGGCGATCATCTCGGCGCCCTGCTTCATCACGGCGTGGAGGTCGGCCGCGGCATCGGCTCGTTCGTCGGGCGCGGCTGAGCGGAGCACGATGCAGGGTTACGTGCGAGGGCGCCGGTTCGGCTTGCGCGGCCGGCGCCCTGCAAATCGCGAAATCCGGTTAACTGCATTGCGCCGTTCTCATGCTCGCCCACGGGGAAAAGCAGAGCAGAACACGCTGGAGCCCTTGGGGCTTGCACGGGATCATGTAGGATAGCAGTCGCGACCTCCGCCGGCGACGCTGCCGGCCGACACTCGGACCGCTTACTCTGGGACTGCTTGATGACCGCGCATGTCATAGTCACCGACGAAGCCGCCACACGCGTGATCCGGCTGCGCAGGCCCGAGAAGAAGAACGCGATCACCCAGGAGATGTTTCGCGCGATCAGCGATGCGATCGACAAGGCGCAGAACAATCCGAAGATCCGCTGCCTGATCGTCACCGGCGGCTCCGGCGTGTTCACCGCGGGCAACGACATCGAGGACCTGCTCGCGCAGGGCACCTCGACCGGCGAGACGCCGCCCGCCTCCGACCTGGTCAAGTTCCTGTATTCGCTGGCCCACAATGTGAAGCCGATCATTGCCGCCGTCGACGGCGTCGCGATGGGCATCGGCACCACGATGCTGTTTCACTGCGACTATGTGCTGGCGAGCAAGGCCGCGCTGTTCTCGACGCCATTCTCCAATTTCGGCCTGGTGCCGGAAGGCGCCTCCAGCCTGCTGATGCCGCGCACGATGGGCCATCAGCGCGCCTTCGCAATGCTGGTGATGGGCCGTACCATGTCGGCCGACGACGCCCGCGTGGCCGGTTTCGTCAACACCGTGGTGGCGCCGGGACATGCCGAGGTCGAGGCGCACAAGGTGGCACGGGAGATCTGCGCGCTGCCGGCCGAGGCGGTGGCGATCTCGCGCCGCCTGATCCGGCTGCCGCCCGAGGACGTCACCCGCCGCATCGAGCAGGAGAACCATCTGTTCAGCGAGCGGATGCGCTCCAACGAGGCGGTCAGCGCCTTCAAGGCCTTCATGGCGCGCACGAAGGATTGAAACGAAGCGTCGCAAAATTGTAGTGGCGTCACGCCATGATCGCGTGTTCCATGATCGTGCATGCCATGGACAGATCATGAGACAGCCCCGCCTTACGCTCCTCGCCGCGCTCTGCACACTCGGACTGGCCGCGGCAGGCCCCTGCCTGGCGCAGACCGCAGCGCCGGTGAACCTGCGGATTCTCGCGATCAACGATTTCCACGGCTATCTGCGGCCGCCACCGGGCGGCATCCGCGTCACCGATCCCGCTGATGCGACCAAGAAGATCATGGTGCCCGCCGGCGGCGCCGAGCGGGTGGCGACCGTCGTCAAGCAGCTGCGTGAAGGCCACAAGAACAATATCTTCGTCGCGGCCGGCGACCTGATCGGCGCGAGCCCGTTCTTGTCGGCGATGTTTCACGACGAGCCGACCATCGAGTCGCTGTCGATGATGGGGCTTGCGATCTCGTCGGTCGGCAACCACGAATTCGACGAGGGCAAGGATGAGCTCCTGCGGATGCAGAATGGCGGCTGCCACCCGGTCGACAAGTGCCAGGGGCCGCATCCCTTCCTGGGGGCCAAATTCCGCTATCTCGCCGCCTCCACGATCGACAAGGCCACCGGCAAGCCGGTGTTTCCGTCCTACGAGATCAAGGAATTCGACGGCATTCCGGTCGCCTTCATCGGGCTGACGCTGAAGAACACGCCGAACCTGGTGTCGCCGGTCGGCGTCGCCAGCCTCGACTTCCGCGACGAGGCCGAGACCGTCAATGCGCTGGTCCCCGAGCTGAAGGCGAAGGGCGTCGAGGCGATCGTGGTCTTGATCCACGAAGGCGGCTTTCCGACCGGCGACTATAATGAATGCCCCGGCATCTCGGGGCTGATCGTCGACATCGTCAAGAAGTTCGATCGTGCCGTCGACGTCGTGATCTCCGGCCACACCCACCAGGCCTATGTCTGCGAGATCGACGGACGGCTCGTCACATCAGGCGACAAATACGGCACGCTGGTCACCGCGATCGACGTTCAGCTCGATCCGAACAGCCACGACGCGATCAGCGCCAAGGCCGACAACACCATCGTGAAGATCGGCGGCACAGCCAAGGACCCGGAGCAGAGCGCGCTTTTGGAATCCTACGACCGGCTGGCCGCGCCGATCGCCAACCGCGCGGCGGGCTCGGTGACGGAAACGCTGGCGCGCACGCCGGCCGAGACCGGCGAAAGCCCGCTCGGCGATATCGTCGCCGACGCGCAGTTGCTTGCCACCAGCTCGGAGCCGAATGGCGGCGCGGTGATCGCCTTCACCAATCCCGGCGGCGTGCGCACCGACATCGTCAAGCGCGAGGACGGCGCCGTCACCTATGCCGACATCTTCGCCAGCCAGCCGTTCCGCAACCAGCTGGTGACCATGACGCTGACCGGCAAGCAGCTCAAGGACGTGCTGGAGCAGCAATGGGCCGACCCGAAACGGCCGCGCGCCCTGCAGGTCTCGAAGGGCTTTGCCTATGCGTGGGATGCGAGCAAGCCCGACGGCGCGCGCATCATCGCCGCGCGGATGTCGCTCGACGGCAAGCCGATCGACCCGGCCGCGAGCTACCGCGTCACCGTGAACCATTATCTCGCCGAGGGCGGCGACGGCTTCACGGTGTTCAAGGAAGGAACGGCGCAGCAGTTCGGCATCTACGACGTCGATGCGCTCTATGCCTATTTCAAGGCCAACAGCCCGGTCGGCCCGGCGGCCGGAAAGCGGATCGAGCGGATCAATTGAAGTGCGGGCATGGAACATCAGTGGGGCGGAGACAGGCCTTTCCGGCGGGCCGGTAACGGCCTAAATTAGACGCTCCTCGCACGCGCCCCCCAATGCGCCGGGAATTTGCATGACACTGCTTCTGACGCACACCGCCTGCCTCGATCACCTGACCCCACCCGGACATCCCGAACGCCCCGACCGGCTGCGCGCGGTTGCCGAGGTGCTCGGCGAAGACCGCTTCAAGGCGCTGGTGCGCGACCTCGCGCCGGAAGGCGACCTCGACAGCGTGCTGCTTTGTCACGGCGAGCACTATGTCGGCGAGCTGCGCCACATCGCGCCGACCTCCGGCATGATCTATATCGACGGCGACACCTCGATGTCGCCGGGCACCTGGGAAGCCGTGATGCGCGGCGTCGGCGGCGCGGTGGCGGCGACCGATGCGGTGATGACCGGCGCGCACCAGAACGCCTTCGTCGCGGTGCGCCCGCCCGGGCATCACGCCGAGAAGTCGACGCCGATGGGCTTCTGCTTCTTCGACAATGTCGCGATCGCCGCGCGCCACGCGCAGCGCAAATACGGCATCAAGCGCGCCGCGATCATCGATTTCGACGTCCACCACGGCAACGGCACGCAGGATATCTTCTGGGCCGATCCGACCGTGATGTACTGCTCGACGCATCAGATGCCGCTGTTCCCCGGCACCGGCGCTTCAGGCGAGCGCGGCGAGCATGACACCGTCGTCAACGCGCCACTGGCGCCCGGCGACGGCGGCACCAAATTCCGCTCCGCCTTCGAGAACCTGATCCTGCCGCAGCTCGAGAAGTTCTCCCCCGAACTCGTCGTCATCTCGGCGGGCTTCGACGCGCATCACCGCGATCCACTGGCCTCGATCAACCTGACCGGCGAGGATTTCGGCTGGGTCACGCGCAAGCTGATGGACCTCGCCGACAAGGGCGCCGGCGGCCGCGTCGTCTCCGTGCTGGAGGGCGGCTACGACCTCGAGGGCCTGAAAGAGTCGGTGGCATCTCACGTCACCGCATTGATGGGCGGGTAAATCCCCGCCACAATACCCCCGCAAAAATTCGATTGATTCTGCGCCGGGGCAAGCATGGCCTGCGACAGGTCATGTTTGGACGACAAGATCCGATCACGGTCTGATCGGCGCACCGGGAACACATAATGGCCGAAAACGCTCAAGCCGACGTCAAGAAGCTCTCCTTTGAACGCGCGATCGAGGAACTCGAATCGATCGTCAAGCGGCTCGAGGACGGCAAGGTCCCGCTTGAGGAATCGGTCGCGATCTATGAGCGCGGCGAGGCGCTGAAGCGGCGGTGCGAGGAATTGCTGCGCCAGGCCGAAGCCCGCGTCGACAAGATCACCACCGACGCCTCGGGCCAGCCGACCGGCACCGAGCCGCTCGACGTGCAGTAGCGCCGCGAGGCGCAACCCTGCGACAGGATGTCCGCGATGGCGGGCAATTGTTGCTGCCTATTTCCGGCAATCCATCACGCCGCGGGGTGACCGCGGCGACCGGCTGCGGCCGCGAATCCGGCCGATCCGGACCGGCCGGCTGCCGCTAAAATGGCCAAATTGGAACCCGCCTTTGGCCCCAAGCATTGAAAAGTCTAGGTTTTTCAAAACAGCGCATAGGAACCCTGCGCCGCCTATCGGGTTGGCTTTGGTTACGGCTTTGGTGTAATGCTTCCAGTTCTATGGGCATTTGAGGGTGGCGGGCGGCCCGAATTATTCGGGCGGCATGCATCTCAAATGGTTCGACAAAACTGAACCGGGACGGGTGAAGAGCGACCAAGGTGATGCATATCACGTGGTCCAATCCGGAGTGAATCTAGGCTTACAACCAGGCAGGGCCTGCCGGGACGGCACCCAGTGTCTGGAATTCGCTGCGCGGTGAGCGCGCCAACCCATCTCGCGTCGGGCCGTTCGTTCCGACAGGCAAAAATTGGAAATTCGCTGTGACCACATTTAGTAAAACGCCGCTTCTTGACACTATTCACACGCCGGATGACCTGCGCAAGCTGAAGGTCGAGCAGGTGCGGCAGGTTGCCGACGAGCTCCGCCAGGAAACCATCGACGCCGTGTCGGTGACCGGCGGCCATTTCGGCGCCGGCCTCGGCGTGGTCGAACTGACCACCGCCATCCACTACATCTTCGACACCCCGCGCGACCGCCTGATCTGGGACGTCGGCCACCAGGCCTATCCGCACAAGATCCTGACCGGTCGCCGCGACCGCATCCGCACCCTGCGCACCGGCGGTGGCCTCTCCGGCTTCACCAAGCGCACCGAGAGCGACTACGATCCGTTCGGCGCCGCGCACTCCTCGACCTCGATTTCGGCCGGCCTCGGCATGGCCGTGGCGCGCGACCTCTCCGGCGGCAAGAACAACGTTATCGCCGTGATCGGTGACGGCGCGATGTCGGCGGGCATGGCCTATGAGGCCATGAACAACGCCGGCGCGATGAACTCGCGCCTGATCGTGATCCTCAACGACAACGACATGTCGATCGCCCCGCCGGTCGGCGCGATGAGCGCCTATCTGTCGCGCCTCTACTCCGGCAAGACCTACCGTTCGCTGCGCGAGGCGGCCAAGCAGATCAACAAGCGCCTGCCAAAGATCCTCGCCAACCGCGCCAACCGCGTCGAGGAATATTCCCGCGGCTTCATGATGGACGGCGGCACGCTGTTCGAGGAGCTCGGCTTCTATTATGTCGGCCCGATCGACGGCCACAATCTCGACCATCTGCTGCCGGTGCTGAAGAACGTCCGCGACATGGAGACCGGCCCGATCCTGGTTCACGTCGTGACCCAGAAGGGCAAGGGTTATGGCCCGGCCGAGGCTTCCGCCGACAAGTACCACGCCGTGGTCAAGTTCGACGTCGCGACCGGCACCCAGGCCAAGGCCAAGCCGAATGCGCCGGCCTACCAGAACGTGTTCGGCCAGAGCCTCGTCAAGGAAGCGCAGAAGGATGACAAGATCGTCGCCATCACCGCGGCGATGCCGTCGGGCACCGGCGTCGACATCTTCAACAAGGCGTTCCCGGACCGCACCTTCGACGTCGGCATCGCCGAGCAGCACGCGGTGACGTTCGCCGCCGGCCTCGCAACCGAAGGCTACAAGCCGTTCTGCGCGATCTATTCGACCTTCCTGCAGCGCGGCTATGACCAGGTGGTCCATGACGTCGCGATCCAGAGCCTTCCGGTCCGCTTCGCGATCGACCGCGCCGGCCTGGTCGGCGCCGACGGCGCGACGCACGCCGGTTCGTTCGACAACGCCTATCTCGGCTGCCTGCCGAACTTCGTGATCATGGCGGCCTCCGACGAGGCGGAAATGGTTCACATGGTGGCGACGCAGGTTGTGATCAACGATCGTCCGAGCGCACTGCGCTATCCGCGCGGCGAGGGCCGCGGCGTCGAGATGCCGGAAGTCGGCATTCCCCTGGAGATCGGCAAGGGCCGCATCGTCCGCGAGGGCAAGCAGGTCGCGCTGCTGTCGTTCGGCACCCGCCTCGCCGAGTGCGAGAAGGCCGCCGACGAGCTCGCTGCTCACGGCCTGTCCGCCACGATCGCCGACGCGCGCTTCATGAAGCCGCTCGACGAGGAGATGATCATGAAGCTCGCCCGCGACCACGAGATCCTGATCACCATCGAGGAAGGCTCGATCGGCGGCTTCGGCTCGCATGTCATGCAGTTCCTCTCCGACAACGCCATGCTGGACAGCGGCATGCTCAAGTTCCGCTCGATGATCCTGCCCGACGTGTTCCTCGACCACGACTCGCCGGCGGCGATGTATGCCCGCGCGGGTCTCGACGCCAAGAGCATCGTTGCCAAGGTCTTCGAAACCCTCGGCAAGGACTACAAGACCGAGACCGTCAAGCTCGCCTAGAGCCTTTCCGTTCCGATTGAATCGGAACGGAGCTCTGGATTTTTGTTTTGACGCGCTTTCTTCACGCGAAGTCGATACCCACTTCGCTTGAAAACGCTCTCATTGCTCGGGCGGTGCCCCTGGTGCCGGCAAGTCCATGAAAATCTATCTGGCAGGTCCTGACGTGTTCCTGCCGGATGCCGTGGAAATCGGCCGCCGCAAGGCGGAGGTGTGCGCCTATCACGGGCTGACTGGACTCTATCCGCTCGACAACAGCATCAATCCCACAGCCGCCGGCGCTTCACTCACCATCTTCAAAAGCAACGAGGCGATGATGGAGTCGGCCGACGCCGTCATCGCCAATTTGACGCCGTTCCGCGGCCCCAGTGCCGACGCAGGCACCGTCTACGAACTCGGCTACATGGCGGGACGCGGCAAGCTGTGCCTCGCTTATTCGAACGATCCCACGTCCTACGCCAATCGCGTGGCGCGGCTGCAGCAGGTCGTGCCGGCATCCGACGGACGCCTGATCGACGCGGAGGGACTGACGGTGGAAGAGTTTGGCTTGCCGGACAATCTGATGATGATGCATGCGCTCGAGCTGCACGGCAGTCCGCTGGTG from Bradyrhizobium sp. B124 includes:
- the dxs gene encoding 1-deoxy-D-xylulose-5-phosphate synthase, translating into MTTFSKTPLLDTIHTPDDLRKLKVEQVRQVADELRQETIDAVSVTGGHFGAGLGVVELTTAIHYIFDTPRDRLIWDVGHQAYPHKILTGRRDRIRTLRTGGGLSGFTKRTESDYDPFGAAHSSTSISAGLGMAVARDLSGGKNNVIAVIGDGAMSAGMAYEAMNNAGAMNSRLIVILNDNDMSIAPPVGAMSAYLSRLYSGKTYRSLREAAKQINKRLPKILANRANRVEEYSRGFMMDGGTLFEELGFYYVGPIDGHNLDHLLPVLKNVRDMETGPILVHVVTQKGKGYGPAEASADKYHAVVKFDVATGTQAKAKPNAPAYQNVFGQSLVKEAQKDDKIVAITAAMPSGTGVDIFNKAFPDRTFDVGIAEQHAVTFAAGLATEGYKPFCAIYSTFLQRGYDQVVHDVAIQSLPVRFAIDRAGLVGADGATHAGSFDNAYLGCLPNFVIMAASDEAEMVHMVATQVVINDRPSALRYPRGEGRGVEMPEVGIPLEIGKGRIVREGKQVALLSFGTRLAECEKAADELAAHGLSATIADARFMKPLDEEMIMKLARDHEILITIEEGSIGGFGSHVMQFLSDNAMLDSGMLKFRSMILPDVFLDHDSPAAMYARAGLDAKSIVAKVFETLGKDYKTETVKLA
- a CDS encoding nucleoside 2-deoxyribosyltransferase, with product MKIYLAGPDVFLPDAVEIGRRKAEVCAYHGLTGLYPLDNSINPTAAGASLTIFKSNEAMMESADAVIANLTPFRGPSADAGTVYELGYMAGRGKLCLAYSNDPTSYANRVARLQQVVPASDGRLIDAEGLTVEEFGLPDNLMMMHALELHGSPLVTPREPAADLWHDLTSFETCVRLAAAQRRQAAK